A stretch of Paraburkholderia phenazinium DNA encodes these proteins:
- a CDS encoding LacI family DNA-binding transcriptional regulator: MADVAKAAGVSEATVDRVLNGRGGVARDKEARVLEWARKLKLDRALGAVPARWLRIAILMQQPAAPYFVSLKRGFELAQQSFEAQRAICAVTYFDSLDPACIVDTIHRATQKADALVMVAYEHPDISAAVRKLSPVIPVVTLASDLPGTGRLAYVGIDNRGAGRVAGELMGRFLGDAGGQVLVITGMHDFLAHEERENGFRSVLRRWFPRCDIVETVESFERPERTERLTRDTFARYPDLHGIYNISAGDEGISAALHALNRARSTVLIGHELNQASRRLLMEGTLDAVIDQNPVAEATRAVQLILRHYHREPGVAPLQQIPVTVILRENLPPED; this comes from the coding sequence ATGGCGGATGTCGCCAAGGCAGCCGGCGTCAGCGAGGCCACCGTGGATCGCGTCCTCAACGGCCGCGGCGGCGTGGCGCGCGACAAGGAAGCGCGGGTGCTGGAATGGGCGCGCAAGCTGAAACTCGACCGAGCGCTCGGCGCGGTGCCGGCGCGCTGGCTGCGCATCGCCATCCTCATGCAGCAACCCGCGGCGCCCTATTTCGTCAGCCTGAAGCGCGGCTTCGAACTCGCGCAGCAATCCTTCGAGGCGCAGCGCGCGATCTGCGCGGTCACCTACTTCGATAGTCTCGACCCCGCCTGCATCGTCGACACCATCCACCGCGCGACGCAAAAAGCAGACGCCCTGGTGATGGTCGCCTACGAGCATCCGGACATTAGCGCGGCGGTTCGCAAGCTGAGCCCGGTCATTCCTGTCGTGACGCTCGCCAGCGACCTGCCCGGCACCGGGCGCCTCGCTTACGTCGGCATCGACAATCGCGGCGCGGGCCGGGTCGCCGGCGAACTGATGGGGCGATTTCTCGGCGATGCCGGCGGCCAGGTTCTCGTCATCACAGGCATGCATGACTTTCTGGCGCACGAAGAGCGCGAAAACGGCTTTCGTTCAGTACTGCGGCGCTGGTTTCCGCGCTGCGATATCGTTGAAACAGTCGAAAGCTTCGAGCGGCCGGAGCGCACCGAACGCCTGACACGCGATACGTTCGCCCGCTATCCGGATCTGCACGGCATCTACAACATTTCGGCCGGTGACGAGGGCATCAGTGCCGCGCTGCATGCGCTCAACCGCGCGCGCTCCACGGTCCTGATCGGTCACGAACTCAATCAGGCTTCGCGCCGTCTTTTAATGGAAGGTACGCTCGATGCGGTGATCGACCAGAATCCGGTTGCCGAGGCCACGCGTGCGGTCCAACTTATTCTTCGCCACTATCATCGTGAGCCCGGGGTTGCACCGCTTCAGCAGATTCCGGTCACGGTCATCTTGCGCGAGAATCTGCCGCCTGAAGATTGA
- a CDS encoding sugar phosphate isomerase/epimerase family protein — protein MTQRLLVFQSMWAMERRHTDGFERSLEANLQMIAEAGFDGISADYTHREDVQRLAALRKTHGLDAEGQCFPRTVDDLQPVLENAAEFGVHHIDLQPDVRPRSLGEALTLLDGWTRLAEQVDFPVYIETHRDRMTTDLFFTLDLLDARPHLKLLGDISHYLVGREFAWPVSDENHALMHRILDSSWAFHGRVASREQVQIELSFGPHRMWVDLFLDWWRYGFESWCERAGADDTLSFTCELGPKPYAIIGRDGNDTTDRWQESLMLRDWIRDVWHDVQQQRAHGMRAHENGAARTALNLQAADSRAR, from the coding sequence ATGACACAACGCTTGCTGGTATTCCAGTCGATGTGGGCGATGGAACGGCGTCATACCGACGGCTTTGAACGCTCGCTCGAAGCAAATCTGCAGATGATCGCCGAGGCGGGATTCGACGGCATCAGCGCGGACTATACACACCGCGAGGATGTGCAGCGACTGGCCGCGTTGCGCAAGACGCACGGTCTCGACGCCGAAGGCCAGTGTTTTCCGCGCACCGTCGACGATCTGCAACCCGTGCTCGAAAACGCCGCTGAATTCGGTGTGCATCACATCGACCTGCAGCCGGATGTCCGTCCGCGCAGTCTCGGGGAAGCGCTGACGCTGCTCGACGGCTGGACGCGTCTTGCGGAACAGGTGGACTTTCCGGTGTACATCGAGACGCACCGCGATCGGATGACAACAGACCTGTTTTTCACACTGGATCTGCTCGACGCGCGACCGCACCTGAAACTGCTTGGCGACATTTCGCACTACCTCGTCGGACGCGAGTTCGCATGGCCGGTCTCCGACGAAAACCATGCGCTGATGCATCGCATTCTCGATAGTTCGTGGGCCTTTCACGGCCGCGTGGCGAGCCGCGAGCAGGTGCAGATCGAGCTGTCGTTCGGGCCGCACCGGATGTGGGTGGACCTGTTTCTCGACTGGTGGCGTTATGGCTTCGAATCATGGTGCGAGCGTGCCGGCGCCGACGACACCTTGTCGTTCACCTGTGAGCTCGGGCCAAAGCCCTATGCAATCATCGGCCGCGACGGCAACGATACGACTGACCGTTGGCAAGAATCATTGATGCTACGCGACTGGATCCGTGACGTTTGGCACGACGTGCAGCAGCAACGTGCTCACGGTATGCGCGCACACGAAAATGGAGCGGCACGAACCGCCCTCAATCTTCAGGCGGCAGATTCTCGCGCAAGATGA
- a CDS encoding alpha/beta hydrolase family protein codes for MRPVTTLLLVAFLLTTLQTACAADVGFQAIEIPDGDEKPLDAGVWYPTDAQASPHRIGGATQTVALNAPIAGRDLPLILISHGSGGWYGGHYDTALALVRAGFVVAAVTHRGDSFDDHSRPAQLWVRPEQLKRLTDYMVASWPPHASIDASRIGVFGFSAGGLTALVAAGGVPDLGLIGPYCVEHPDTDTCAVVRGTPGLMDRFATLPASVWVHDTRVRAVVVAAPAVGFVFDRGGLVDVHVPVQLWSARFDHVEPAPDYADIVRAALPTAPDFHLVENADHYDFLPACSASAAREIPEICTSRSGFDRAAFHSEMNRDVVAFFERTLGQ; via the coding sequence GTGCGCCCCGTCACGACCCTGCTTCTTGTGGCGTTCCTTCTAACCACGCTGCAAACTGCGTGCGCTGCCGATGTCGGTTTTCAGGCGATCGAGATTCCCGATGGCGACGAAAAGCCGCTAGACGCCGGCGTCTGGTATCCGACCGATGCGCAGGCGTCGCCGCATCGGATCGGCGGGGCGACCCAAACAGTCGCGTTGAATGCGCCCATCGCTGGGCGGGACCTGCCGTTGATTCTCATATCGCATGGCTCTGGCGGGTGGTACGGGGGTCATTACGACACGGCGCTTGCGCTCGTACGGGCCGGATTCGTCGTCGCGGCTGTGACACACCGCGGCGACAGTTTCGACGATCACAGCCGTCCCGCGCAGCTCTGGGTTCGTCCCGAGCAACTCAAGCGGCTTACGGATTACATGGTCGCCAGTTGGCCACCACATGCGTCGATCGATGCAAGCCGGATCGGCGTGTTCGGCTTTTCCGCCGGCGGCTTGACCGCGCTCGTCGCTGCCGGCGGCGTGCCGGACCTCGGTCTGATTGGACCATACTGCGTTGAGCACCCGGACACCGACACCTGTGCCGTCGTGCGTGGCACGCCTGGACTAATGGATCGTTTCGCGACGCTGCCAGCATCGGTCTGGGTGCACGACACGCGCGTTCGTGCAGTCGTCGTCGCGGCTCCGGCTGTCGGCTTCGTCTTTGATCGGGGAGGACTCGTCGATGTTCACGTCCCCGTTCAGCTGTGGAGCGCACGGTTCGACCACGTGGAGCCCGCTCCCGACTACGCGGACATCGTGCGTGCCGCGCTGCCCACCGCGCCGGATTTTCACCTTGTGGAGAATGCTGACCACTACGATTTTTTGCCTGCGTGTAGCGCATCGGCCGCGCGCGAAATTCCG
- a CDS encoding serine hydrolase domain-containing protein — protein MGVGDKEKQGMSCERLERIERFVDDNYIATGKLAGALVQVWRGGGLALNSVLGLADRERQVPMAEDSIFRIYSMTKPITSVAVMMLVEECKIALDDPVSKYIPSWDKLGVHAGGFMESFQTRPTGRPMLVVDLLRHTSGLTYGFQQNTNVDAAYRKLKLGELATAGTLEEMIEKLATLPLEFSPGEAWNYSVATDVLGYIVGKVSGTPFEVFLKERIFDPLGMVDTAFYVPEEKVSRFCACYAIGALGSKIASAQAPTLQDDPHVSPYLKPPTFVSGGGGLVSTATDYMRFARMLLQGGELDGVRLLGPRTLALMTSNHLPGGVDLPRLSRSMFSEAIYEGIGFGLGFATTITPAATLIPGSAGDFFWGGAASTFFWVDPREDLIVLFLTQLLPSSAHPVRRQLRTMVYSAITDSGS, from the coding sequence ATGGGTGTGGGCGACAAGGAAAAGCAGGGGATGTCGTGTGAACGGCTGGAACGGATCGAGCGTTTCGTCGACGACAACTATATTGCCACCGGCAAGTTGGCAGGTGCCCTTGTCCAGGTGTGGCGGGGTGGCGGACTTGCGTTGAACTCGGTGCTTGGCCTCGCCGACCGCGAGCGGCAGGTGCCGATGGCTGAGGATTCGATCTTCCGTATCTACTCGATGACCAAGCCCATCACGTCGGTGGCGGTCATGATGCTGGTCGAGGAGTGCAAGATTGCTCTGGACGATCCTGTCAGCAAGTACATCCCGTCATGGGATAAGCTGGGCGTTCACGCGGGGGGCTTCATGGAAAGCTTCCAGACGCGTCCGACGGGCCGCCCGATGCTCGTGGTCGATCTGCTGCGCCATACCTCCGGTTTGACGTATGGCTTTCAACAGAATACCAATGTCGACGCGGCCTATCGCAAGCTGAAGCTCGGCGAGCTCGCGACTGCGGGCACGCTGGAGGAGATGATCGAGAAGCTGGCCACGTTGCCGCTCGAATTTTCGCCGGGCGAAGCGTGGAACTATTCCGTTGCCACGGACGTACTCGGTTATATCGTGGGCAAGGTCAGCGGAACGCCGTTCGAGGTCTTTCTGAAAGAACGGATCTTCGATCCGTTGGGTATGGTCGACACGGCCTTCTACGTGCCGGAAGAAAAGGTGTCCCGTTTCTGCGCGTGCTATGCCATCGGCGCACTCGGCTCGAAGATCGCCTCCGCGCAAGCGCCGACGCTGCAGGACGATCCTCACGTCAGCCCGTATCTCAAGCCGCCCACTTTTGTTTCCGGCGGCGGTGGCCTCGTATCCACGGCGACCGACTACATGCGCTTTGCGCGCATGCTGCTCCAGGGTGGCGAGCTGGATGGCGTGCGTCTGCTCGGCCCCAGGACGCTGGCACTGATGACGAGCAATCATCTGCCGGGTGGTGTTGATCTGCCTCGCCTGTCGCGCTCGATGTTCAGCGAGGCCATCTACGAAGGGATCGGTTTTGGACTCGGCTTTGCCACTACTATTACGCCCGCGGCCACTCTGATTCCGGGCAGCGCGGGTGACTTCTTCTGGGGCGGTGCGGCCAGTACGTTCTTCTGGGTCGATCCGCGCGAGGACCTGATTGTGCTGTTCCTCACTCAACTCCTGCCGTCGTCCGCGCACCCGGTGCGTCGTCAGTTGCGGACGATGGTTTATAGCGCGATTACGGACTCTGGATCCTGA
- a CDS encoding DnaJ family domain-containing protein, whose amino-acid sequence MANPRTLDEQIAESIRRSQESGELQTAKDWGKRTAYADGYEETPEEYRMAFKALKDSGYVPAEVEMMKALADKRARLSTIDASSSEALALKREISELQLKVSVRLENIARGGY is encoded by the coding sequence ATGGCGAACCCGCGCACGCTTGACGAACAAATCGCCGAAAGCATCCGTCGTAGTCAGGAGAGCGGCGAACTGCAAACAGCAAAGGATTGGGGAAAACGCACGGCTTACGCGGACGGCTACGAAGAAACGCCGGAAGAGTATCGTATGGCGTTCAAGGCCTTGAAAGATTCCGGATACGTGCCAGCCGAGGTCGAGATGATGAAAGCCCTCGCGGATAAGCGAGCCCGGCTATCCACAATCGATGCGTCGAGTAGCGAGGCCCTGGCGTTGAAGCGGGAAATCAGCGAGCTGCAACTAAAGGTATCTGTACGGCTCGAGAACATTGCTCGTGGCGGCTACTAG
- a CDS encoding GlxA family transcriptional regulator has product MHTVGLVVYPNFQALGLAVASVFEYANLLRGERGYQFRLVSEEGGPVMTSQSFSVNTDRLRDSTYDTLIVAGDNECRLPPASLLDYIHNAPSQSRRVAAICTGTFVLAAAGLLEGKHATTHWFHAQDFKKQYPDVLLDEDRIFVVDGQIWTSAGMSAGVDLALAIVEKDFGLKTARMVARKLVLHQRRGGGQSQFSALLELDAKSDRVQMALTYATENLGRDLSVEALAEVARLSPRQFSRVFRDETGQSPAKAVERLRVEAARLMMETTRHPIEIIARETGFGDRERMRQAFLRAFGQPPQAIQRTSAGAALAL; this is encoded by the coding sequence ATGCACACTGTCGGACTCGTCGTTTATCCCAACTTCCAGGCGCTAGGGCTTGCCGTTGCCAGCGTCTTCGAATACGCGAATCTCCTGCGCGGAGAGAGGGGGTATCAATTCCGCCTCGTATCTGAAGAGGGCGGCCCCGTGATGACGTCGCAGAGCTTTTCCGTCAATACGGATCGGCTTCGGGACTCGACATACGACACGCTCATTGTTGCCGGTGACAATGAGTGCCGTCTCCCGCCCGCCAGCCTGCTGGACTACATCCACAACGCGCCGAGCCAGAGCCGGCGCGTCGCAGCGATCTGCACCGGGACGTTTGTACTGGCCGCGGCCGGGTTGCTCGAAGGGAAGCACGCCACGACGCACTGGTTTCATGCTCAGGACTTCAAAAAGCAATACCCCGACGTGCTGCTCGATGAAGACCGGATCTTCGTGGTGGACGGACAAATCTGGACGTCGGCGGGCATGAGCGCCGGAGTCGACCTTGCGCTCGCGATCGTCGAAAAAGATTTCGGGTTGAAGACGGCCCGCATGGTCGCGCGCAAGCTCGTGTTGCATCAGCGGCGCGGTGGCGGGCAGTCACAGTTCTCAGCGCTGCTGGAGCTGGATGCAAAGTCCGACCGCGTGCAGATGGCGCTTACCTATGCAACGGAGAATCTTGGCCGCGACCTGTCGGTCGAGGCCCTGGCTGAAGTCGCGCGGCTGAGTCCACGTCAATTCAGCCGGGTGTTTCGTGATGAAACCGGCCAGTCGCCCGCCAAGGCCGTCGAGCGTCTGCGCGTGGAGGCGGCACGGCTGATGATGGAGACGACACGGCACCCGATTGAAATCATTGCCCGCGAGACTGGATTCGGCGACCGGGAACGCATGCGGCAGGCGTTTCTCCGCGCATTTGGCCAGCCGCCCCAAGCCATCCAGCGAACCTCGGCGGGAGCAGCGCTGGCGCTGTAA
- a CDS encoding NAD(P)/FAD-dependent oxidoreductase has translation MKTAERGAMVIVGAGQCGARTAQALRANGWEGDITLLGNEGLAPYDRPPLSKGVLLGQKTVAQCALYDDAFYRDNRIDLRVDAQVTAIDRVERRVVLGEGRSVSYRRLLIATGAQPRRLPVPGAALAGVHVLRSVPDALSIVGELAPGQRIAVVGAGFIGLEVAATAIARGCEVVVIEAASRALMRAVPEVVAGFLVERHRQMGVEVRFAVQVDQVLGSTRVSGLKLSDGTTVECDAVVVGIGVTPRTALAEAAGIDVADGIAVDDTLRTNDPYIFAAGDVCSFPHRLFRRRIRLECWKNAEDHARVVARNMLEYGETYSAVPWFWSDQYDMTIQIAGMPAFGTTSVVRETGSASKVFFALDGDGILVGASGVGKVSEISREVRVAQELIARRARVEPAVLADHSTKLKSLLTVEA, from the coding sequence ATGAAAACCGCTGAGCGTGGCGCGATGGTTATCGTCGGCGCGGGCCAGTGCGGCGCGCGTACCGCGCAGGCGCTGCGCGCTAACGGCTGGGAAGGCGACATCACGCTGCTCGGCAACGAGGGGCTCGCGCCCTACGACCGCCCGCCTTTGTCGAAGGGCGTGTTGCTGGGACAAAAGACGGTGGCGCAGTGCGCGCTTTACGACGATGCGTTCTATCGCGACAACCGAATCGATTTGCGGGTCGACGCGCAGGTCACCGCCATCGACCGTGTAGAACGGCGTGTCGTGCTGGGCGAGGGCCGCTCGGTGTCGTACCGGCGGCTGCTGATCGCCACCGGTGCACAGCCGCGCCGCTTGCCGGTGCCGGGGGCGGCGCTCGCCGGCGTGCATGTGCTGAGATCCGTGCCCGATGCGTTGTCGATCGTCGGCGAACTTGCGCCAGGGCAGAGGATTGCCGTGGTCGGCGCAGGTTTCATCGGTCTGGAGGTCGCGGCGACAGCCATTGCGCGAGGCTGTGAAGTGGTGGTGATCGAAGCGGCCTCGCGTGCGTTGATGCGGGCCGTGCCGGAAGTCGTCGCTGGCTTTCTGGTTGAAAGGCATCGGCAGATGGGCGTCGAGGTGCGCTTCGCGGTTCAAGTAGATCAGGTTCTGGGTAGCACGCGCGTGTCGGGACTCAAACTGTCCGACGGCACTACGGTGGAATGCGATGCGGTCGTCGTCGGGATTGGTGTAACGCCCCGCACCGCCTTGGCAGAGGCGGCGGGCATCGATGTCGCGGATGGCATCGCTGTCGACGACACATTGCGGACCAACGATCCTTATATTTTCGCGGCCGGCGACGTATGTTCGTTCCCACACCGGTTGTTTCGCCGACGCATCCGGCTGGAATGCTGGAAGAACGCCGAAGACCATGCGCGAGTCGTGGCGCGCAACATGCTCGAATACGGTGAGACTTATTCGGCCGTGCCGTGGTTCTGGTCGGATCAGTACGACATGACAATCCAGATTGCCGGTATGCCTGCATTCGGTACGACCAGCGTGGTGCGCGAAACCGGTTCGGCATCCAAAGTATTTTTCGCTCTTGATGGAGATGGCATCCTGGTGGGCGCGAGCGGCGTTGGCAAGGTAAGTGAGATTTCCCGCGAAGTGCGCGTTGCACAGGAGTTGATCGCACGCCGTGCACGCGTCGAACCCGCCGTGCTCGCCGATCATTCGACGAAACTGAAGTCGCTGCTGACGGTGGAGGCGTGA
- a CDS encoding non-heme iron oxygenase ferredoxin subunit: protein MAVDTGNTKWVVACATDDIDEEDVLRFDHEGASYAVYRLAKGFHASDGWCTHEQAHLADGFVVNGEIECPLHQGRFDIVSGKPLSPPVCVKLQTYPVRVDGHNVLIGLPATAATDVAKDAT, encoded by the coding sequence GTGGCAGTCGATACCGGCAACACGAAGTGGGTCGTTGCGTGCGCAACCGACGACATCGATGAAGAGGACGTGCTGCGCTTCGATCACGAAGGCGCGAGCTACGCGGTATATCGGCTGGCGAAGGGCTTTCATGCATCGGACGGCTGGTGCACGCACGAGCAGGCTCATCTGGCCGACGGCTTCGTCGTAAATGGCGAGATCGAATGTCCGTTGCATCAGGGACGTTTCGACATCGTCAGCGGTAAGCCCCTGAGCCCGCCGGTCTGCGTGAAGCTGCAGACTTATCCGGTCCGCGTCGATGGGCATAACGTGCTGATTGGCCTGCCTGCCACAGCCGCCACAGATGTCGCAAAGGACGCCACATGA
- a CDS encoding winged helix-turn-helix transcriptional regulator, with the protein MKRVPDFTKEQIAAAQYYATLTPPIDLDPRIASLVTDLIGRVADKWTMLILDVLAEKSPLRFSRLAELVEGISQKMLTQTLRAMERDGLVTRTVYPVVPPKVEYKLTDLGITLGAAFCGVWVWAANNLDAVEKARGDFDQRPA; encoded by the coding sequence ATGAAGCGAGTCCCAGATTTCACCAAGGAACAGATCGCTGCCGCGCAGTACTACGCCACCCTGACACCGCCGATCGATCTTGATCCTCGAATTGCTTCGTTAGTCACGGATCTCATCGGCCGAGTGGCAGACAAATGGACGATGTTGATTCTCGACGTGCTTGCTGAGAAGTCACCGCTGCGGTTCAGCCGGCTTGCCGAACTGGTTGAGGGAATCAGTCAGAAAATGCTCACCCAGACCTTGCGCGCGATGGAGCGCGATGGTCTGGTGACACGCACGGTGTATCCGGTCGTGCCGCCGAAGGTCGAATACAAACTCACGGACCTCGGGATCACATTGGGCGCTGCGTTTTGCGGAGTCTGGGTCTGGGCGGCCAACAATCTGGATGCAGTAGAGAAGGCACGCGGAGATTTTGATCAACGCCCCGCGTGA
- a CDS encoding fatty acid desaturase family protein — MSSTPPPGTSKPGLTDETFDDRISEQWYQPRIPRAVLKDLMKRSDAAGLRNFGLWLVLLIVSGVVAGLTWGTWWAVPAFFVYGTIYSSSDARWHELAHGTPFKTRWLNDAFYHLSSFMTIREAYWWRWSHARHHTHTYFVERDPEIQVTRPTKVLPIVLDFLALIGGVAEIRKTVRHAFGRVDAVTEAFLPASEKPKMIWSSRIYLAVIVATIVLAIALRSFLPLMFIWTPRFYGGWLHQLLALTQHAGLGVNVKDHRLNTRTVYINPVFRFLYLNMNYHLEHHLLPMVPFHALPRLHDVIKEQLPPAYPSLYATYREMVPALWKQRRDPAHVIKRTLPDQGSGAQSNFTAQPSA, encoded by the coding sequence ATGTCATCGACGCCCCCGCCCGGCACGTCCAAACCCGGCCTGACCGACGAGACGTTCGACGATCGCATCAGCGAGCAGTGGTATCAGCCGCGCATTCCGCGCGCCGTCCTCAAAGATCTGATGAAACGCAGCGACGCAGCAGGTCTACGTAATTTTGGACTGTGGCTCGTGCTGCTGATTGTCTCGGGGGTGGTCGCCGGCTTGACCTGGGGCACCTGGTGGGCGGTGCCGGCGTTCTTCGTGTACGGCACGATCTATTCATCGAGCGACGCCCGCTGGCATGAACTCGCGCACGGCACGCCGTTCAAGACGCGCTGGCTCAATGATGCGTTCTATCACCTGTCGTCGTTCATGACGATCCGCGAAGCCTACTGGTGGCGCTGGAGTCATGCACGGCACCACACGCATACGTATTTCGTCGAGCGCGACCCGGAAATTCAGGTGACGCGTCCGACCAAGGTGCTGCCGATAGTGCTCGACTTCCTGGCGTTGATCGGCGGCGTCGCTGAAATTCGCAAGACCGTTCGCCATGCGTTTGGGCGCGTCGACGCCGTCACTGAAGCGTTTCTGCCTGCCAGCGAAAAACCCAAGATGATCTGGTCGTCACGGATCTATCTTGCGGTGATCGTGGCGACGATCGTGCTAGCAATTGCATTGCGCAGCTTCCTGCCGCTGATGTTCATCTGGACCCCGCGTTTCTACGGCGGCTGGCTGCATCAACTGCTCGCCCTCACGCAGCACGCCGGGCTTGGCGTCAACGTCAAGGATCATCGGCTCAACACCCGCACGGTGTATATCAATCCGGTGTTCCGCTTCCTGTATCTGAACATGAACTATCACCTCGAGCACCATCTGTTGCCGATGGTGCCTTTTCATGCACTGCCGCGCCTGCACGACGTGATCAAGGAGCAGTTGCCACCGGCCTATCCGAGCCTCTATGCGACTTATCGCGAGATGGTGCCGGCATTGTGGAAGCAACGGCGCGATCCGGCCCATGTCATCAAGCGCACGTTGCCCGATCAGGGTTCCGGCGCACAGTCGAATTTCACTGCTCAACCGAGTGCATAA
- a CDS encoding SDR family NAD(P)-dependent oxidoreductase, with protein sequence MTSSTSNTSPKGTALITGASAGIGAVYADRLARRGYDLILVARNADRLNALASRLQAETGRSVNTIAADLNDKAGISKIENVLRDDKSITMLVNNAGVGSVASILKGDVDEMEAMIDLNITALTRLTYAVAPGFVSKASGTIINISSAVGIAVELLNGVYSASKSYVLSFGHALQRDLADKGVRIQTVLPAATATEFWDVAGYSSQKEAASTMTAEDLVDAALAGLDQGELVTIPTLQDGNDWTRWEADRRALTPKFANAKAAPRYVVTTNKA encoded by the coding sequence ATGACCTCTTCTACCTCTAACACCTCTCCGAAAGGCACCGCGCTGATCACGGGTGCATCCGCCGGCATCGGCGCCGTGTACGCCGACCGCCTGGCCAGGCGCGGCTACGACCTCATCCTGGTGGCCCGCAACGCCGATCGCCTGAACGCGCTGGCCTCCCGCCTGCAGGCGGAAACTGGACGCTCGGTGAACACCATCGCCGCTGACCTCAACGACAAGGCCGGGATTTCGAAGATCGAGAACGTGCTGCGCGACGACAAGAGCATCACGATGCTGGTGAACAACGCTGGCGTCGGCTCGGTTGCGTCGATTCTCAAGGGAGACGTCGACGAGATGGAGGCGATGATCGACCTGAACATCACCGCGCTGACGCGCCTGACCTATGCCGTGGCGCCAGGGTTCGTCAGCAAGGCGTCCGGCACGATCATCAACATCAGCTCGGCAGTGGGCATCGCCGTGGAACTGCTGAACGGCGTCTACAGCGCCTCGAAGTCCTACGTCCTGAGCTTCGGTCACGCGCTGCAGCGCGACCTCGCTGATAAGGGCGTGCGCATCCAGACGGTGCTGCCGGCAGCGACCGCCACCGAGTTCTGGGACGTGGCTGGCTATTCCAGTCAGAAAGAGGCTGCCAGCACAATGACGGCTGAAGACCTGGTCGACGCGGCGCTGGCCGGCCTGGATCAGGGCGAACTCGTGACGATCCCGACACTGCAGGATGGAAACGACTGGACGCGCTGGGAAGCGGATCGCCGTGCGCTGACGCCGAAGTTCGCCAACGCCAAGGCAGCACCGCGCTACGTCGTGACGACTAACAAGGCCTAA
- a CDS encoding HAF repeat-containing protein translates to MRSAIKVVSSVYYVRRVLIVFTTLLAVAPFQLASAESLVIKDLGALPGSFNSSSALGINERAQVVGYSITASGSTHACLFEKGVVTDLGTFPGGSISTATAINNRGQVVGSSSTARGNDHAFLYEHGAMTDLGTLPGGDFSSAAAINERGQVAGSASNLRGYVHAALFENGSVTDLGTLPGGTDSGALGINNRGQVVGYSSTAGGFAHAFLYEHGVMTDLGTLQDSGLSHAQGINDRGQVIGISSTASGDVHGFLYEHGVMTDLGTLPGRSDSNAFGINNRGQVVGESDTGTSPYLPNAFLFEHGAMTNLGTLPGDNFSEAVGINESGQIAGNSTLHAILWTREK, encoded by the coding sequence ATGCGATCCGCAATCAAGGTAGTTAGTAGTGTGTACTATGTACGCCGCGTCCTGATTGTTTTCACCACCCTGCTCGCGGTCGCCCCATTCCAGCTTGCCTCAGCCGAAAGTCTCGTCATCAAGGATCTCGGCGCGCTCCCCGGTAGCTTCAACTCCAGCAGTGCTCTTGGGATCAACGAGCGCGCCCAGGTGGTCGGCTATTCGATCACCGCGAGCGGGAGCACGCACGCTTGTCTCTTTGAAAAAGGGGTGGTGACCGACCTGGGCACGTTCCCAGGCGGTAGCATCAGTACAGCTACCGCGATCAACAATCGTGGCCAGGTGGTCGGTTCCTCGAGCACCGCACGCGGGAACGACCACGCCTTTCTATATGAACACGGCGCGATGACCGACCTGGGTACGCTCCCCGGTGGCGACTTCAGTTCAGCTGCCGCGATCAACGAGCGCGGCCAGGTGGCCGGTTCCGCGTCCAACCTGCGCGGCTATGTGCACGCGGCCCTGTTTGAAAACGGGTCAGTGACCGACCTGGGCACGCTCCCCGGTGGCACCGATAGCGGAGCTCTGGGAATCAACAATCGCGGCCAGGTGGTCGGCTATTCGTCCACCGCGGGCGGGTTCGCACACGCCTTTCTGTATGAACACGGCGTGATGACCGACCTGGGCACGCTTCAGGATAGCGGCCTCAGCCATGCTCAGGGGATCAACGATCGTGGTCAGGTGATCGGCATATCGTCTACCGCAAGCGGGGACGTGCACGGCTTTCTTTACGAACACGGGGTGATGACCGACCTGGGCACGCTTCCCGGCCGCAGCGACAGTAACGCTTTTGGGATCAACAATCGCGGCCAGGTGGTCGGCGAGTCGGATACCGGAACCAGTCCGTACTTGCCGAACGCCTTCCTGTTTGAACACGGCGCGATGACCAACCTGGGCACGCTCCCCGGCGACAACTTCAGCGAAGCTGTCGGAATCAACGAGAGCGGCCAGATCGCGGGTAACTCCACGTTGCACGCTATTCTTTGGACGCGAGAAAAATGA